The Arachis duranensis cultivar V14167 chromosome 2, aradu.V14167.gnm2.J7QH, whole genome shotgun sequence genome has a window encoding:
- the LOC107475526 gene encoding probable protein S-acyltransferase 14, with protein sequence MHRSGATMAWNVFKFCTALRGLGSIMILLVLGVVGVTYYAVVLTNYGPVLSAGGLDCLLAIAVLILFHGLLIMLLWSYFSVVFTDPGSVPPNWRPAIDEERGEDDPLVASEFGNLQSDPSGQRVRYCRKCNQLKPPRCHHCSVCGRCVLKMDHHCVWVVNCVGALNYKYFLLFLFYTFLETSLVTACLLPHFIAFFSDGEIPGTPGSLATTFLAFVLNLAFALSVMGFLIMHISLVAANTTTIEAYEKKTTPKWRYDLGRRKNFEQVFGMDKKYWFIPAYSDEDLRKMPALQGLDYPSKPDFDSQ encoded by the exons ATGCATAGATCTGGAGCTACAATGGCTTGGAACGTGTTCAAGTTCTGCACCGCCCTCAGAGGCTTGGGTTCGATCATGATACTTTTGGTTCTTGGGGTTGTTGGTGTTACTTATTATGCTGTTGTTTTGACCAATTACGGTCCTGTGTTGTCTGCTGGAGGCCTTGATTGTCTTCTCGCCATCGCAGTGCTGATCTTGTTTCATGGTTTG TTGATTATGCTGTTGTGGAGTTACTTTTCTGTCGTATTTACGGATCCGGGAAGTGTGCCTCCAAACTGGAGGCCTGCAATTGATGAGGAAAGAGGAGAGGACGATCCATTGGTCGCCTCCGAGTTTGGTAATCTGCAATCTGATCCTTCTGGTCAACGTGTCCGTTACTGCCGGAAGTGCAACCAGCTTAAGCCGCCTCGATGCCATCATTGTTCAGTTT GTGGACGATGTGTGCTGAAGATGGACCACCATTGCGTCTGGGTAGTTAACTGTGTTGGTGCTCTAAATTACAAGTATTTCCTCCTTTTCTTG TTCTATACATTTCTTGAGACAAGTCTTGTGACTGCATGCCTACTGCCACATTTCATAGCGTTCTTTAGTGatggagaaattcctggaacACCTGGATCTCTTGCTACaacttttcttgcttttg TTTTGAATCTGGCCTTCGCATTGAGTGTCATGGGATTTCTAATCATGCACATATCATTGGTGGCTGCTAATACAACAACTATTGAG GCATATGAGAAGAAAACAACTCCAAAATGGCGTTATGATCTTGGTCGTCGAAAAAATTTTGAACAG GTATTTGGGATGGACAAGAAATACTGGTTCATCCCTGCATATTCAGACGAAGATTTACGAAAAATGCCAGCACTACAAGGTCTTGATTATCCATCAAAACCAGACTTTGATTCCCAATAG